The Picrophilus oshimae DSM 9789 genome includes a window with the following:
- a CDS encoding (Fe-S)-binding protein, which produces MKPEDIVSKCIKCGFCESVCPTLPASGFNPIFGARGRVILANNILSGEDINGLDSFYSCLECNACINVCPAGINAGEVSHLMRYNLLKNGFKNDVAELIKNAILEFKNPLGLNRECASWSDGILFDDSDTVLITGDMYQLMPYLKKINFLREYIEKRYESKFSEIIARNLKLIKYSYMFCDKNDKKRYEKILKNIVNLLKRSGYRFSYLRDEEPYPGTFLYDLGYIDEFIDYARHVYSYLRERGFKKIITIDPHTYDIFNKYRKYMDFDMEVYYYTELIEVNNKNKNETVTAHEPCHMVLYNYDFTGVEKLSRIAHVKMPERSGKKLMCCGGPDELLFPEISRNVSRIRFNELNDVSNKIITFCPICLANLSKNENVLDFSEFIYGN; this is translated from the coding sequence ATGCGGCTTCTGTGAGTCTGTGTGCCCAACACTGCCGGCATCTGGTTTTAATCCAATCTTTGGGGCCAGGGGCAGGGTTATCCTTGCAAATAATATACTTTCAGGTGAGGATATAAATGGTCTTGACTCATTCTACTCATGCCTGGAATGCAATGCCTGTATAAACGTATGCCCTGCTGGAATAAATGCCGGCGAGGTAAGCCATCTGATGAGGTATAATCTTCTAAAGAATGGTTTTAAAAACGATGTTGCCGAGCTTATAAAAAATGCCATTTTGGAATTTAAGAATCCACTTGGCCTTAACAGGGAATGTGCCTCATGGTCTGATGGTATTCTATTTGATGATTCAGACACGGTTCTAATAACAGGTGATATGTACCAGTTAATGCCATACCTAAAAAAGATCAATTTTTTAAGGGAATACATAGAAAAAAGATACGAATCAAAATTTTCAGAAATAATAGCGAGGAATCTTAAACTTATAAAATACTCTTACATGTTCTGTGATAAAAATGATAAAAAAAGGTATGAAAAAATACTGAAAAACATTGTAAACCTTTTAAAAAGATCCGGATACAGATTTTCATACCTTCGTGATGAGGAGCCTTATCCTGGAACATTCCTTTACGACCTTGGCTATATTGATGAATTTATAGATTACGCAAGGCATGTTTACTCATATTTAAGGGAAAGGGGCTTTAAAAAGATAATAACCATAGATCCACACACATATGATATCTTTAATAAATACAGGAAATACATGGATTTTGACATGGAAGTATATTATTATACAGAGCTTATTGAAGTAAATAATAAAAATAAAAATGAAACGGTCACAGCGCATGAACCATGCCACATGGTTTTATACAATTATGATTTCACAGGTGTTGAAAAACTATCAAGAATTGCACATGTTAAAATGCCTGAAAGGTCAGGGAAAAAATTAATGTGCTGTGGTGGACCTGATGAGCTTTTATTCCCTGAAATTTCAAGAAATGTGTCAAGGATAAGGTTCAATGAGCTAAACGATGTATCAAATAAAATTATAACATTCTGTCCAATATGTCTTGCAAATCTATCAAAAAATGAAAACGTCCTTGATTTTTCAGAGTTTATTTATGGTAATTAA
- a CDS encoding winged helix-turn-helix transcriptional regulator encodes MNYQVLIENKKIDENTFRIYNKIMRRWTPLIIMNIGDGRSFNEIKKLLKINQTTLSEYLSSLENYNIIERVIIPSRPVHVKYRLTEKGKKLLELIYGLFDLMEDDQ; translated from the coding sequence TTGAACTACCAGGTATTAATAGAGAATAAAAAAATTGATGAAAACACATTTAGGATTTACAATAAAATAATGAGGCGCTGGACGCCTTTAATAATCATGAACATTGGCGATGGAAGATCATTCAATGAGATTAAAAAACTGTTAAAAATAAACCAGACAACGCTTTCAGAGTATTTATCCAGTCTTGAGAATTATAACATCATTGAAAGGGTAATAATACCATCGAGACCTGTGCATGTTAAATACAGATTAACAGAAAAGGGCAAAAAGCTTCTAGAATTAATATATGGTCTATTTGATCTGATGGAGGATGATCAATGA
- a CDS encoding S53 family peptidase encodes MKNSYKKIAAYSMVAIFIASLFFVGASIGHVQSAPGRDNAMVTVQKPVITGNTKTFGNFELINEESKMNLNATVTVTLSFKNSLSSYINEISNPSSPLYRNYLNIDEIGSEFGLSQSTYNMIASYFSNYNIKVYKSPARLTMSLSGTVSQFDKAFNTKIGAFAIEYKSKGMWIPLFGNNSGLNGNVSVSPLIYVNTGDLSLPEYISQYIGGISGLDGAMAAPALVMPFNMTPRSGVQPSITGNGSYNNPYTLSQIQNITYANYTWALNSETPTNAAFENPSGGYQFLFPSTMHVLTGASNLWSGKTTIDSEPDLGQGITVAVIEVGDLPLSWLQEFAKQVWNNSNQVTSRLSVINLLGANLFDGYIYGWTLETALDIEYIAAMAPDAHIDLVAVPNPDFSSFDYAYQYIADHLTSGNNATDSVTITSNSYGADEITTALEGAPMYITVEDTLLSELNAVGVTNFFASGDYGSYASLCEYGATSAGIPAIATGSTSVGGGQLTAESNGVEFPDTGVYALSTLYNIEMQVAPATGVASFTYWSYGFGFSGTFKGYVGGGFGQSAMLSQPWWQNALDTYSSGARMDPVISGTAAFNMSVYTGIWNIFYGGTSFATPISAGEWALIEEQAKMAYGTAAMGDINPLLYGAHNAYEAHVTAFYNNPFIDMENIGKGFNYGPVNSFDWYYFNLSINEPSDPVVPWWTFTINGPEGNGWSYLQGLGMIKVNTMDLELIGQLPTIDHSLLNEPFKVLMVTPSGLEPFIYLQGGKTYTFKILLSDGQPGSYYTVEAYSGGAGNGVYGGGNITMITTNSNGMFNYTPVYNYSSPSMSASEYGYFYVTTPASSYWSFSQFAVKAKNETGNLTLGVTNALGDLSYNIAEVPMFTDTMTGYYNYFGATGIVELNGMPVSGAVVHEVSLNNSEFSAEDSGLPVSSYAPGVQIGTFLSDGRGMFNYWTDSSLAEFNGPVYTQVEELYATYGNLTSNKVIVYIEPQAGNFYPDLHIVSGKYLVGNVEFSDMKYVNFVNISIGSAPGEYKNVTFAPEFYDYVPELYFVNGYYITVYKKVPVSGVFNGIIPVNLTIPSGNVDLRMVASGYNDLSFEFSFFGFVFLIQDIQSPIVWSDPYIIFNAGTLPHLDISGPSGMVSGNITLNYNASSNENISSSVIEIAYAGGYRILRSDAGLSGSININTLNLPDGYYMINYIVTTNTGLTSKASDLIYIDNTAEKLQAELNNIMAEYNSTVSELKQLQSRLTSEKNLNSNLTLKISELNNNLSLMKLDLVSMESRYNATYNELESAQANLTKYIELNASNTVTINNLENEISDYKANITMEKNTISSLESKISSMQAEIYKMRHPTVTSIINDIGGYTTLIIIGLMAVVIGLIIAYRKK; translated from the coding sequence ATGAAAAATTCGTATAAAAAGATTGCGGCATACTCGATGGTGGCAATCTTTATAGCATCGCTATTTTTTGTTGGGGCCAGCATCGGGCATGTCCAGAGTGCACCTGGCAGGGATAATGCCATGGTGACAGTGCAGAAACCAGTGATAACCGGAAACACAAAGACATTTGGTAACTTTGAGCTGATAAACGAAGAGTCAAAGATGAATTTAAATGCAACTGTTACAGTTACATTGAGCTTTAAAAACTCATTAAGCAGCTATATAAATGAGATATCAAACCCATCATCACCGCTGTACAGAAACTATCTGAATATAGACGAAATAGGCAGCGAATTCGGTTTATCGCAGTCAACATACAACATGATAGCATCGTACTTTTCAAATTATAATATAAAGGTCTATAAAAGCCCTGCAAGATTAACAATGAGTCTATCAGGCACGGTTTCACAGTTCGATAAGGCCTTTAACACAAAAATAGGCGCATTTGCAATAGAATACAAAAGCAAGGGCATGTGGATCCCGTTATTCGGCAACAACAGCGGTTTAAATGGCAATGTATCAGTATCTCCATTGATATATGTTAACACCGGTGATTTAAGCCTGCCTGAATACATATCACAGTATATAGGCGGAATATCCGGTCTGGATGGTGCAATGGCAGCACCGGCCCTTGTTATGCCTTTCAACATGACACCTAGGTCAGGCGTTCAGCCATCAATTACCGGCAATGGATCATACAATAATCCATACACGTTATCACAGATACAGAATATAACCTATGCAAATTACACATGGGCATTAAACAGTGAAACACCAACAAATGCGGCATTTGAGAACCCATCAGGCGGGTACCAGTTTCTGTTCCCAAGTACAATGCACGTTTTAACAGGCGCATCAAATCTGTGGTCAGGCAAAACAACAATTGACAGCGAACCAGATCTCGGTCAGGGAATAACAGTTGCAGTTATCGAGGTCGGTGATCTTCCATTATCATGGCTCCAGGAATTTGCAAAGCAGGTCTGGAACAATTCAAACCAGGTAACATCAAGGTTAAGCGTTATAAACCTTCTTGGTGCAAACCTCTTCGATGGTTATATATATGGCTGGACGCTTGAAACGGCCCTTGATATAGAGTACATAGCCGCAATGGCACCCGATGCACACATAGATCTTGTTGCCGTGCCGAATCCTGATTTTTCGTCCTTTGATTATGCATACCAGTACATAGCAGATCATTTAACATCTGGAAACAATGCAACGGACTCTGTTACAATAACCAGCAACTCATACGGTGCTGATGAAATAACAACAGCGCTTGAGGGTGCGCCAATGTACATAACAGTTGAGGATACATTATTATCAGAATTAAATGCAGTCGGCGTTACAAACTTCTTTGCCTCCGGAGATTACGGCTCATATGCATCATTATGCGAGTACGGTGCAACAAGCGCAGGAATACCGGCAATAGCAACAGGATCAACAAGTGTTGGTGGAGGCCAGCTAACAGCGGAGAGCAATGGTGTTGAATTTCCTGATACCGGTGTTTACGCATTAAGCACGTTGTATAACATAGAAATGCAGGTTGCGCCTGCAACAGGCGTTGCAAGCTTTACATACTGGTCATATGGTTTCGGTTTTAGTGGAACATTTAAAGGATACGTTGGCGGTGGCTTTGGCCAGTCGGCAATGCTATCACAGCCCTGGTGGCAGAATGCCCTTGATACGTACAGTTCAGGTGCAAGAATGGATCCTGTTATATCCGGTACTGCAGCATTTAACATGTCCGTTTACACAGGCATATGGAATATCTTCTATGGTGGCACATCATTTGCAACACCAATAAGCGCAGGTGAGTGGGCATTAATAGAGGAGCAGGCAAAGATGGCTTATGGCACTGCCGCAATGGGAGATATAAACCCATTACTGTATGGTGCCCATAATGCATACGAGGCCCATGTAACTGCATTCTATAACAATCCATTCATAGATATGGAAAACATAGGCAAGGGCTTTAACTACGGCCCGGTTAACAGCTTTGACTGGTATTACTTCAATCTATCAATAAACGAGCCCTCGGATCCGGTGGTTCCATGGTGGACATTCACAATAAATGGCCCTGAGGGCAATGGCTGGAGCTATCTCCAGGGTCTTGGGATGATAAAGGTCAATACAATGGATCTTGAACTAATAGGCCAGCTGCCAACCATTGATCATTCACTATTAAATGAGCCATTTAAGGTTTTAATGGTTACACCATCAGGTTTGGAGCCATTCATATATCTCCAGGGAGGGAAAACATACACATTCAAGATATTATTATCAGATGGCCAGCCCGGAAGCTATTACACTGTTGAGGCATACTCAGGCGGTGCCGGTAATGGTGTGTACGGTGGAGGAAATATAACCATGATAACAACAAATTCAAATGGAATGTTCAATTACACACCTGTTTACAATTATAGTTCTCCATCAATGTCCGCCTCCGAGTACGGATACTTCTATGTGACAACCCCGGCAAGCTCATACTGGAGCTTCTCGCAGTTCGCGGTAAAAGCCAAAAATGAAACTGGCAATTTAACCCTTGGTGTTACAAATGCACTTGGCGATCTATCATACAATATTGCTGAGGTGCCAATGTTCACAGATACAATGACAGGCTATTACAATTACTTTGGTGCCACAGGAATCGTTGAATTGAATGGCATGCCTGTAAGCGGTGCCGTGGTCCATGAGGTATCATTGAACAACAGTGAGTTCTCAGCAGAGGACTCGGGATTACCGGTATCATCATATGCACCTGGTGTTCAGATAGGCACATTTTTAAGTGATGGCCGTGGAATGTTTAACTACTGGACAGATTCATCGCTTGCCGAATTCAATGGGCCAGTATACACGCAGGTTGAGGAGCTTTATGCAACCTACGGCAACCTAACAAGCAATAAGGTCATAGTATACATAGAGCCACAGGCAGGTAATTTCTATCCTGATCTGCACATCGTCTCTGGAAAATATCTTGTTGGAAACGTTGAATTCAGCGACATGAAGTACGTGAACTTCGTTAACATATCGATAGGCAGTGCCCCGGGAGAATACAAAAATGTTACATTTGCACCTGAATTCTATGATTACGTTCCGGAGTTATACTTTGTAAATGGATACTATATAACGGTATATAAAAAGGTACCTGTAAGCGGAGTATTCAATGGAATAATACCTGTTAATTTAACAATACCGTCTGGAAACGTTGATCTCAGGATGGTTGCATCCGGGTACAATGATCTATCATTTGAATTTTCATTCTTTGGCTTTGTATTCTTAATCCAGGATATACAGAGCCCGATAGTCTGGTCAGATCCGTATATAATATTCAATGCTGGAACACTACCGCATCTAGATATATCCGGTCCATCAGGCATGGTTTCAGGCAATATAACATTAAACTATAATGCATCATCGAATGAGAATATATCATCATCTGTAATAGAAATAGCATACGCTGGCGGTTACAGGATACTAAGAAGCGATGCAGGGCTTTCAGGATCAATAAACATAAACACACTAAATCTGCCGGATGGTTACTATATGATTAACTACATTGTAACAACGAACACAGGTTTAACATCAAAGGCCTCGGATTTAATATACATAGATAATACAGCTGAAAAGCTCCAGGCAGAGCTTAACAATATAATGGCAGAGTATAACAGCACGGTCTCTGAGCTAAAGCAGCTCCAGTCAAGATTAACCAGCGAGAAAAATCTTAACAGCAATTTAACATTAAAAATATCGGAATTAAATAATAATCTGTCGTTAATGAAGCTTGACCTTGTATCAATGGAATCAAGGTACAATGCAACATACAATGAACTTGAATCTGCACAGGCAAATCTTACAAAGTATATAGAATTAAATGCAAGCAATACAGTGACAATAAACAATCTTGAAAATGAAATCTCGGATTACAAGGCTAACATAACAATGGAAAAGAATACAATATCATCACTTGAATCAAAGATATCATCAATGCAGGCCGAGATCTACAAAATGAGGCACCCAACAGTAACATCGATAATAAACGATATCGGCGGATACACAACCTTAATAATAATAGGTTTGATGGCCGTGGTTATAGGTTTAATAATAGCATACAGAAAGAAATAA
- a CDS encoding helix-turn-helix domain-containing protein, which translates to MKKLKFLSLINCGYSVSKSSEMIGITRSTGYSWLRSLESHGIDEFLNPKRRGRPPKAFIDLSDIDVSKYTLSELSNEIKKRYNIVYSKRHLIRLKKILLKDKKNGDKNY; encoded by the coding sequence ATGAAAAAGCTTAAGTTTTTATCGCTTATAAACTGCGGTTACAGCGTATCAAAGTCATCAGAGATGATAGGCATAACGAGATCCACAGGCTACTCATGGCTCAGATCGCTTGAATCCCACGGCATCGATGAATTCTTAAATCCAAAGAGGCGTGGAAGACCGCCAAAGGCATTTATAGACCTAAGTGATATTGACGTATCAAAATATACATTATCAGAGCTCTCAAATGAGATAAAGAAAAGATATAACATTGTTTATTCAAAAAGGCATCTTATAAGGCTAAAAAAGATTCTTTTAAAGGATAAAAAGAATGGTGACAAAAATTATTAA
- a CDS encoding FAD-dependent oxidoreductase, with protein sequence MEKIFILGAGISGIYSKLTNRKAFLMDKYEKIIINSRLINIISGNDSNAIMERKLDIKDKIINIDFANRLIETVNNKYNYDKIIIALGSSQNVLPGTVGLNSIDDAYSIKNLSENAKKICIIGGGYLGVELAGIFRERSIIVSPFIMEKNKAAGTYLERLLIKMGVSIIKDRALEYKNKKLILKNSEVECDLAIYAGGTTGNHLISNLDIKSNRSSIIVDKYLRSVEYDDVYACGASAYFNEPMTVYNAMKSGIIAMKNIMGHKIEYKPDNRNIVNINNNFYLINSKGISKNYESTFIKIIKNARSRSTDHAIGKINSL encoded by the coding sequence ATGGAGAAGATTTTCATTCTTGGTGCAGGAATTTCAGGTATTTATTCAAAATTAACGAACAGAAAAGCATTTTTAATGGATAAATATGAAAAAATAATAATAAATTCAAGATTAATAAATATAATATCTGGAAATGATTCAAATGCAATAATGGAAAGAAAGCTTGATATAAAAGATAAAATCATTAATATTGATTTTGCAAACAGGTTAATAGAAACCGTAAATAATAAATATAATTACGATAAGATCATAATTGCACTTGGCTCATCACAGAATGTTCTTCCTGGAACAGTTGGATTAAACTCAATTGATGATGCATACAGCATAAAAAATTTATCAGAAAATGCGAAAAAAATATGTATAATAGGTGGTGGCTATCTTGGTGTTGAACTTGCAGGCATTTTCAGGGAGAGATCAATAATTGTATCACCGTTTATAATGGAAAAAAATAAAGCTGCAGGTACCTATCTTGAAAGGCTGTTAATAAAAATGGGCGTTTCAATTATAAAGGACAGGGCGCTTGAATACAAAAATAAAAAGTTAATTCTAAAAAACAGTGAGGTTGAATGCGACCTCGCCATTTACGCCGGTGGAACAACAGGAAACCATTTAATATCAAATCTTGATATAAAAAGTAATAGATCATCAATAATTGTTGATAAATATCTTAGATCGGTGGAATACGATGATGTTTATGCCTGTGGCGCATCTGCATATTTTAATGAACCAATGACCGTTTACAATGCCATGAAATCAGGAATAATTGCGATGAAGAATATTATGGGGCATAAAATAGAATACAAACCGGATAATAGGAATATAGTAAATATAAACAACAATTTTTATCTTATAAATAGTAAAGGCATCTCAAAAAATTATGAATCGACATTCATAAAAATTATAAAAAATGCAAGATCAAGGTCTACAGATCATGCAATAGGGAAAATAAATTCATTATAA
- a CDS encoding fumarylacetoacetate hydrolase family protein, translating to MRIGNGYINNKIGVIIYNHDIYSCPDLLNEFNINNTTDLIKNNDALEYLKNHYNTCIKTGIDKYGPAISNPEKIICVGKNYKEHALETGSGIPESPVLFSKFNNTLTGHLNDIIIDFSDSIDYEGELGIVIGKKARNVDENDAMDYVFGYYIANDVSARDLQYRTSQWLLGKIPDGFYPNGPFIVTKDEVNDPMNLDIRTLRNGDTVQHSNTRNMIFDIKYLIGYISKYLTLMPGDVISTGTPEGVILGTNEKNWIKNNETIEVKIEKLGSLKNRFIKYKN from the coding sequence ATGAGGATAGGAAATGGATATATAAATAATAAGATTGGTGTAATCATCTATAATCATGATATATACTCATGTCCGGATCTTTTAAATGAATTTAATATTAATAATACAACAGATTTGATAAAAAACAATGATGCTTTAGAGTATTTAAAGAACCATTATAATACATGCATTAAAACTGGGATCGATAAATATGGCCCGGCCATCAGCAATCCTGAAAAGATCATATGCGTGGGCAAAAATTATAAAGAGCATGCACTTGAGACCGGATCAGGGATACCTGAAAGCCCGGTACTTTTCAGCAAGTTTAATAATACACTGACCGGGCATTTAAATGATATAATAATTGATTTCTCTGATAGCATCGACTATGAGGGTGAGCTTGGCATAGTCATAGGTAAAAAGGCAAGGAACGTGGATGAAAACGATGCCATGGATTACGTCTTTGGCTATTACATTGCAAATGATGTATCTGCCAGGGATCTCCAGTACAGGACAAGCCAGTGGCTTCTTGGAAAAATTCCTGATGGTTTTTATCCGAATGGCCCGTTCATAGTAACAAAGGATGAGGTAAATGACCCAATGAACCTTGATATAAGAACGCTGCGCAATGGCGATACAGTTCAGCATTCAAATACAAGGAATATGATCTTTGATATAAAATATCTTATAGGCTATATATCAAAATACCTTACATTAATGCCTGGCGATGTAATATCGACAGGAACACCGGAAGGGGTTATCCTTGGCACTAATGAAAAGAACTGGATAAAAAACAATGAAACAATAGAGGTAAAAATAGAAAAACTGGGCTCTTTAAAAAATAGATTTATAAAATATAAAAATTAA
- a CDS encoding asparagine synthase C-terminal domain-containing protein — translation MIEEAVYNALKEEIEKVRSKKCAISYSGGLDSTLLLYISNFSFNPYTTGYSNSRDIKNAEETSRILNFNVNKIILDNVNINSYLNDLIKIDKNIKKSEIGYELVLFITLDYISEKYVVTGQGADEIFFGYRRFIDDDNLGNEHYIKKLIEVTLPRERKIADYYNKELITPYLSDGIMDLRNDITKDKNIINGVNKMILRNIAKNIGLPEEVYLKNKKAAQYGSGISNALKKVMNK, via the coding sequence ATGATAGAGGAAGCCGTTTATAATGCACTTAAAGAGGAAATAGAAAAGGTTAGATCAAAGAAATGTGCCATATCATATTCCGGTGGCCTTGACAGCACGCTTCTTCTTTACATATCAAACTTTTCATTTAATCCTTATACAACGGGATATTCAAACTCAAGGGACATAAAAAATGCAGAGGAAACATCAAGGATTCTAAATTTTAATGTGAATAAAATCATACTTGACAATGTAAACATAAACAGCTACCTGAATGATTTAATTAAGATCGATAAAAACATAAAGAAATCTGAGATTGGCTATGAACTCGTTCTTTTTATAACCCTAGATTATATATCCGAAAAATACGTTGTAACCGGTCAGGGGGCTGATGAGATTTTCTTTGGATACAGGCGCTTTATAGACGATGATAACCTTGGAAACGAGCATTATATAAAAAAATTAATCGAGGTAACTCTTCCAAGGGAAAGAAAGATTGCCGATTATTATAATAAAGAACTGATAACACCATATTTATCAGATGGCATCATGGATCTTAGAAACGATATTACCAAGGATAAAAATATAATAAACGGTGTAAATAAAATGATCCTAAGGAACATAGCAAAGAACATCGGCCTGCCTGAAGAGGTATACCTTAAAAACAAAAAGGCAGCGCAGTACGGGTCAGGCATAAGCAATGCATTAAAAAAGGTTATGAACAAATAA
- a CDS encoding alkaline phosphatase family protein: MDINYDIYENSIMELSSSIFSHFGIKVSSKTMDLKLKKRVCFILLDGLGWNIYERTGIKMESMKINTVFPSTTANVLASIFLNMYPGEHGIIGYQVYIKELGSIINTLGYTSSSAYIRDSMEKAIPIKKIFNFESAMERLINNGTDVVNIIPSNINHSSYSNLIYGNVQSQSYNTFYHGLRLLERELKSGHDFISFYAPYVDLVAHKLGPYDDYTIESARYILSMIKRISEKYTDYTFLITADHGHIEVSDIINLNEDKSLSDMLLLPPFGDARVLFFYNDVSSYINDNYHEMLIFKRSENYKNMLGRINNRINLPEIITAATSNNIYHYSLNEREYRMLGAHSSLLPEEMEIPLIYL; this comes from the coding sequence ATGGATATAAATTATGATATCTACGAGAATTCAATAATGGAGCTTTCAAGCTCAATCTTTTCACATTTTGGCATAAAGGTCTCATCAAAAACCATGGATTTAAAATTGAAAAAACGTGTCTGTTTTATACTGCTCGATGGGCTTGGCTGGAACATATACGAGAGAACTGGCATTAAAATGGAATCCATGAAAATAAACACGGTATTTCCATCAACAACTGCCAATGTCCTTGCATCAATATTTTTAAATATGTATCCTGGGGAGCACGGTATAATAGGATACCAGGTTTATATAAAAGAACTTGGCAGCATAATAAACACACTGGGATACACTTCATCATCTGCATACATAAGGGATTCCATGGAAAAGGCCATTCCCATAAAAAAGATATTCAATTTTGAATCTGCAATGGAGAGATTAATCAACAATGGCACTGACGTTGTGAATATAATACCATCAAATATAAATCACAGTTCATATTCAAATCTTATATATGGAAATGTACAAAGCCAGTCATACAATACATTCTATCACGGCCTGCGTCTTCTTGAAAGGGAATTAAAATCCGGGCACGATTTTATAAGCTTTTATGCGCCTTACGTGGACCTTGTTGCGCATAAGCTTGGGCCATATGATGATTATACAATAGAATCTGCAAGGTACATATTATCAATGATAAAGAGAATATCGGAGAAATACACAGACTACACGTTTTTGATCACTGCAGATCATGGACATATAGAGGTCTCGGATATTATAAACCTAAATGAGGATAAATCATTATCTGATATGTTATTACTCCCGCCATTTGGTGATGCACGTGTTCTTTTCTTTTACAACGATGTTTCCAGTTACATAAATGATAACTACCATGAAATGCTAATATTTAAAAGATCAGAGAATTATAAAAACATGCTTGGCAGGATAAATAACAGGATAAACCTGCCTGAGATAATAACGGCTGCAACATCGAATAATATATATCATTACTCACTGAATGAAAGGGAGTACAGGATGCTTGGGGCACACAGCAGCTTGCTTCCTGAGGAGATGGAGATACCATTAATATATTTATAA